The Henckelia pumila isolate YLH828 chromosome 2, ASM3356847v2, whole genome shotgun sequence genome includes a window with the following:
- the LOC140879684 gene encoding isopentenyl phosphate kinase: MERHHKSSGGGGTGTGTAAVTQRVSCIVKLGGAAITCKNELETIHEENLKVVSSQLRQAMIFGPCRGMDWSRRPGSSDMPNVVDDFDDHSVVESKKFVVVHGAGSFGHFQASKSGVHKGGLSKPIVKSGFVATRISVTSLNLEIVRALAKEGIPSIGMSPFSCGWSTCERNLADADTSTVDGAIDAGFIPVLHGDAVLDSSLGCTILSGDVIIRHLAEQLQPDYVVFLTDVFGVYDRPPMDPEAVLLREIAVREDGSWSVVKPKSEDTSRQVEITVAAHDTTGGMVTKISEAAMIAKLGIDVYIVKAATEHSLRALQGVLRENIPDDWLGTVIRYAR; the protein is encoded by the exons ATGGAGCGCCACCACAAATCCTCCGGCGGAGGCGGCACCGGCACCGGCACCGCCGCTGTCACCCAACGCGTCAGTTGTATTGTCAAACTCG GAGGTGCCGCGATTACCTGCAAAAATGAATTGGAGACGATACATGAGGAGAATCTGAAAGTAGTTTCGTCACAGCTTCGGCAGGCAATGATTTTTGGACCTTGCCGTGGAATGGATTGGAGCAGGAGGCCTGGATCCTCCGATATGCCAAatgttgttgatgattttgatgatCACTCGGTGGTGGAGTCCAAGAAATTTGTTGTAGTTCACGGTGCAG GTTCTTTTGGTCACTTTCAAGCAAGCAAATCAGGTGTCCATAAGGGTGGATTGAGCAAACCTATTGTCAAGTCTGGCTTTGTAGCCACACGTATATCA GTTACTTCCCTCAATCTTGAAATTGTTCGAGCGCTTGCAAAAG AGGGTATTCCTTCTATTGGAATGTCTCCATTTTCATGTGGCTGGTCAACTTGTGAAAGAAAT TTAGCTGATGCTGATACATCCACAGTGGATGGAGCTATTGATGCTGGATTTATACCT GTTCTGCATGGAGATGCCGTACTGGATAGCTCACTG GGTTGCACTATACTTAGTGGAGATGTGATCATTCGTCATCTGGCAGAACAACTACAACCTGACTATGTTGTTTTCCTC ACAGATGTTTTTGGTGTATACGATCGCCCCCCAATGGATCCTGAGGCTGTGCTGCTTAGGGAAATTG CTGTGCGTGAAGATGGGAGCTGGTCTGTCGTAAAACCTAAGTCAGAAGACACGAGCAGGCAAG TTGAGATAACCGTAGCAGCTCATGACACAACCGGTGGAATGGTCACCAAAATATCTGAAGCCGCGATGATTGCTAAGTTGGGAATTGATGTCTACATTGTGAAG GCTGCTACTGAGCACTCCTTGAGAGCTCTACAAGGCGTACTGAGAGAAAATATACCTGATGACTGGCTCGGAACCGTCATCCGGTATGCCAGATAG
- the LOC140881256 gene encoding eukaryotic translation initiation factor 5A-4 has translation MSDEEHHFESKADAGASKTYPQQAGTIRKNGYIVIKGRPCKVVEVSTSKTGKHGHAKCHFVAIDIFTSKKLEDIVPSSHNCDVPHVNRTDYQLIDISEDGFVSLLTENGNTKDDLRLPSDDNLLAQIKDGFAEGKDLVVSVMSAMGEEQINALKDIGPK, from the exons ATGTCGGACGAGGAGCATCATTTCGAGTCCAAGGCCGACGCCGGCGCTTCCAAAACCTACCCGCAGCAGGCCGGAACCATTCGTAAGAACGGTTACATTGTCATCAAAGGCCGCCCTTGCAAG GTTGTCGAAGTTTCAACTTCCAAAACCGGGAAGCACGGACATGCGAAATGTCACTTTGTCGCAATAGACATTTTCACTTCAAAGAAGCTTGAAGATATTGTCCCTTCTTCCCACAACTGCGAT GTGCCACACGTCAATCGCACCGACTATCAGCTTATTGATATCTCCGAGGATGGATTT GTGAGTTTGCTTACTGAGAATGGCAACACTAAAGATGACTTGCGGCTTCCATCCGATGATAACCTGCTTGCTCAG ATCAAGGATGGGTTTGCTGAGGGAAAGGACCTGGTTGTGAGTGTTATGTCTGCAATGGGAGAGGAGCAGATCAATGCTCTCAAGGATATCGGACCGAAGTGA